From Deltaproteobacteria bacterium, one genomic window encodes:
- a CDS encoding serine O-acetyltransferase — protein sequence MSIAIVEDLRRYDGPWTKRLCTAALRPGFWAVAAFRTMDAVNALPAPISLAVKLWARPLQLAVQLVTGVELQSGARIGPGLYVAHWGGIVVSRRATLGARCDLSPGVILSEAAGREGRFGAPTLGDRVFIGPGAKLYGPIRVGSDAAIGANAVVNRDVPEGVTAAGVPARVVSEQGSRGLLEAGQAAPPEAPRNVVRVEALERN from the coding sequence ATGTCGATTGCGATCGTGGAGGACCTGCGCCGCTATGACGGCCCGTGGACGAAGCGGCTCTGCACCGCCGCGCTGCGACCCGGCTTCTGGGCCGTGGCCGCTTTTCGCACCATGGACGCGGTGAATGCACTGCCGGCGCCGATTTCACTGGCGGTGAAGCTGTGGGCGCGGCCGCTGCAGCTCGCGGTGCAATTGGTGACGGGCGTGGAGCTCCAGTCGGGCGCGCGCATCGGGCCCGGGCTCTACGTGGCCCACTGGGGCGGCATCGTGGTCTCGCGGCGGGCCACGCTGGGCGCGCGCTGCGACCTCTCGCCGGGCGTGATCCTCAGCGAGGCCGCGGGCCGCGAGGGCCGGTTCGGCGCGCCCACCTTGGGCGATCGCGTCTTCATCGGGCCGGGCGCCAAGCTCTACGGACCGATCCGCGTCGGCAGCGACGCCGCCATCGGCGCCAACGCGGTCGTGAACCGCGACGTGCCCGAGGGCGTGACGGCCGCGGGCGTGCCGGCACGGGTGGTGTCGGAGCAGGGGAGCCGCGGGCTCCTCGAGGCCGGCCAGGCCGCTCCGCCCGAGGCGCCGCGGAACGTGGTGCGCGTGGAGGCGCTCGAGCGGAACTGA
- a CDS encoding O-antigen ligase family protein, protein MGEDLAGRLGGRDGLAYGASFLFGLCMYSSIVSLFPALDALRPALLTSGVAAGAFVLRRLVQREHVGLDGRRGMALVALCVLAFVSQSWSVFPKATQDYATELAKDAAICLVIAQVVTNAARLKAILIACLVGGLAPAWYSFQNYVNGTHLIDGGRARWEGIYLDPNHMAMAMVFLVPVGITLVLRGRGLWRVLGAVSVLGSLTAIAVSASRGGALGLSLTCLIWAAREKQRARTLSLFAVVVLLFLAFSPKSFWNRTQTIGDYQTDVSALGRVHAWQVGRAISADKPLLGAGAGAFLYAWPLYAPVEARGQAYVAHNIFLAMIGELGWVGFFLFLAFVASSLSAAYRAADAPVGGPWIRAIFAGACGYVLCDMSSGYVTSAHFFFIFGLLSASARIREFERTALVASVSEAPTAADSVLAEGAA, encoded by the coding sequence ATGGGCGAGGACCTGGCGGGGCGCCTGGGCGGGCGCGACGGGCTGGCGTACGGCGCGTCGTTCCTGTTCGGGCTGTGCATGTACTCCAGCATCGTGAGCCTGTTCCCGGCGCTCGACGCGCTCCGTCCGGCGCTGCTCACCTCGGGCGTGGCCGCGGGCGCGTTCGTGCTGCGGCGGCTGGTGCAGCGCGAGCACGTGGGCCTCGACGGTCGTCGGGGCATGGCGCTGGTGGCGCTCTGCGTGCTCGCGTTCGTGTCGCAGTCCTGGTCGGTCTTTCCCAAGGCCACGCAGGACTACGCCACCGAGCTCGCCAAGGACGCGGCCATCTGCCTGGTGATCGCCCAGGTGGTGACCAACGCCGCGCGGCTGAAGGCGATCCTCATCGCCTGTCTCGTCGGCGGGCTCGCCCCGGCCTGGTACTCGTTCCAGAACTACGTGAACGGCACGCACCTCATCGACGGCGGCCGCGCGCGCTGGGAGGGCATCTACCTCGACCCCAACCACATGGCGATGGCCATGGTCTTCCTCGTGCCGGTGGGGATCACGCTCGTCCTTCGCGGGCGCGGGCTCTGGCGCGTGCTGGGCGCGGTGAGCGTGCTCGGCTCGCTGACGGCGATCGCGGTGTCGGCGTCACGCGGCGGCGCGCTCGGCTTGTCGCTCACCTGTCTCATCTGGGCCGCGCGCGAGAAGCAGCGCGCCCGTACGTTGAGCCTCTTCGCCGTGGTGGTGCTGCTCTTCCTCGCGTTCTCGCCCAAGAGCTTCTGGAACCGCACCCAGACCATCGGCGATTACCAGACCGACGTCTCCGCGCTCGGCCGCGTGCACGCCTGGCAGGTGGGCCGCGCCATCAGCGCCGACAAGCCGCTGCTCGGCGCGGGCGCGGGTGCGTTCCTCTACGCCTGGCCGCTCTACGCGCCCGTGGAGGCACGCGGCCAGGCGTACGTGGCCCACAACATCTTCCTGGCCATGATTGGCGAGCTGGGCTGGGTGGGCTTCTTCCTCTTTCTGGCCTTCGTGGCCTCGTCGCTGTCCGCGGCCTACCGCGCCGCCGACGCGCCCGTGGGCGGACCGTGGATCCGCGCCATCTTCGCCGGCGCGTGCGGCTACGTGCTCTGCGACATGAGCTCCGGCTACGTCACCAGCGCGCACTTCTTCTTCATCTTCGGGCTGCTCTCGGCGTCGGCGCGGATCCGCGAGTTCGAGCGGACGGCGCTCGTCGCGAGCGTGAGCGAAGCCCCGACCGCGGCGGATTCCGTTTTGGCCGAGGGGGCCGCATGA
- a CDS encoding glycosyltransferase — MSVETLARDETRAPDAARVRMLMMVQNFFLGGTEGQAVELFRRLPSNWDAALACVIKDGPYLATIRELGCEPMELPLRGSVARLNTAAQIAKLASAMRARDVRLVHAHDFYTTLLAVPAAKLAGAKVIVGRLDLGHWPTGLARQLLVWATRAADGVIANAGAIREALVSREGLPADRIRVIHNGIDLAAFDARANAPLTDALPGRPGVKPFVHVANMTHPVKAQEDLFHAVRILRHDHPELSVWLVGDGPRRKKLEALATQLGIGGRVHFLGHRRDVAAILRRAYAGVLCSHAEGLSNALIEYLAAGLPTVASDVGGSGELVADGERGLLVPAANPTALAHAMERLLERPELARGFGGAGRAFVERELTVEQLVARHDAFYREVLQRT, encoded by the coding sequence ATGAGCGTCGAGACGCTGGCGAGGGACGAGACACGCGCACCCGATGCAGCGCGCGTCCGCATGCTGATGATGGTGCAGAACTTCTTCCTCGGCGGGACCGAGGGCCAGGCGGTGGAGCTCTTTCGCCGCTTGCCGTCGAACTGGGACGCCGCGCTCGCCTGCGTGATCAAGGACGGCCCGTACCTGGCGACGATCCGCGAGCTCGGCTGTGAGCCCATGGAGCTCCCGCTGCGCGGCTCGGTGGCGCGGCTGAACACGGCCGCGCAGATCGCCAAGCTCGCCAGCGCGATGCGCGCGCGCGATGTGCGGCTGGTGCACGCGCACGACTTCTACACCACGCTGCTCGCGGTCCCGGCCGCGAAGCTCGCGGGCGCGAAGGTGATCGTCGGCCGGCTGGACCTCGGGCACTGGCCCACGGGCCTCGCGCGCCAGCTGCTGGTGTGGGCCACGCGCGCGGCCGACGGCGTCATCGCGAACGCTGGCGCCATCCGCGAGGCGCTCGTGTCGCGCGAGGGGCTGCCGGCCGATCGCATCCGGGTGATCCACAACGGCATCGACCTCGCTGCTTTCGACGCCCGCGCCAACGCGCCGCTCACCGACGCGCTGCCTGGACGCCCGGGCGTGAAGCCGTTCGTGCACGTGGCGAACATGACCCACCCGGTGAAGGCCCAGGAGGACCTGTTCCACGCGGTGCGCATCTTGCGGCACGACCACCCCGAGCTCTCCGTGTGGCTCGTGGGCGACGGGCCGCGCCGCAAGAAGCTGGAGGCGCTGGCCACCCAGCTGGGCATCGGTGGGCGCGTGCACTTCCTGGGGCACCGCCGCGACGTGGCGGCGATCCTGCGGCGCGCGTACGCGGGCGTGCTCTGCTCGCATGCCGAAGGGCTGTCGAACGCGCTCATCGAGTACCTCGCTGCGGGGCTTCCGACCGTGGCGAGCGACGTGGGCGGGAGCGGCGAGCTGGTGGCCGACGGCGAGCGCGGACTGCTGGTGCCTGCTGCGAATCCGACCGCACTCGCCCATGCGATGGAGCGCCTGCTCGAGCGGCCGGAGCTCGCGCGCGGGTTCGGGGGCGCTGGACGCGCGTTCGTGGAGCGCGAGCTGACCGTGGAGCAGCTCGTGGCCCGGCACGACGCGTTCTATCGCGAGGTCCTCCAACGAACCTGA
- a CDS encoding response regulator yields MEHAHSEDPDKRPILIVEDDRDIAEVMAELVRGDGYDARVATDGQEALKRLHESPAPCCILLDLMLPVLSGWDFLETLQDERPEYRDIPVIVVSAAHNPRLPEGVRLLPKPLDLATLTQAIGEATGH; encoded by the coding sequence ATGGAGCACGCGCACAGCGAGGATCCGGACAAGCGGCCCATCCTCATCGTGGAGGACGACCGCGACATCGCCGAGGTGATGGCCGAGCTCGTGCGCGGCGACGGCTACGACGCGCGGGTGGCCACCGATGGCCAGGAGGCGCTGAAGCGGCTGCACGAATCGCCGGCGCCGTGCTGCATCCTGCTCGACCTGATGCTGCCCGTGCTCAGCGGCTGGGACTTTCTGGAGACGCTTCAAGACGAGCGGCCGGAGTACCGCGACATCCCGGTGATCGTGGTCTCGGCGGCGCACAACCCGCGGCTGCCCGAGGGCGTGCGGCTCTTGCCCAAGCCGCTGGATCTGGCGACGCTCACCCAGGCCATCGGCGAGGCCACCGGGCACTGA
- a CDS encoding DUF4337 domain-containing protein, producing MPVEIEVPTEHLHETIHEEHHKSGGHGHGEAHGHGGGGFTLGVALSSAILAVVAALAALFAGHYANDAMIERIEAGDKWSYYQAKSIKESVLRTKVATIEAMGKPVDPKDEKKIEKYEDEQGEIQAEANKLTDESEAHLTQHTRLAGSVTFFQVAIALGAIAVLTKRKELWFASLLVGLLGAGTMAYGFMPPPEKEHEATHRKGGEKAGEKNEANAAHGEGKVEHAAGEAKAGEAKPAEAAAEKPAEAKSAEGVPAAH from the coding sequence TTGCCCGTCGAGATCGAAGTCCCCACCGAGCACCTCCACGAGACCATCCACGAGGAGCACCACAAGTCCGGTGGTCATGGTCACGGCGAGGCCCACGGTCACGGCGGCGGCGGCTTCACGCTCGGCGTCGCGCTGTCCTCGGCGATCCTCGCGGTGGTGGCCGCGTTGGCCGCGCTCTTCGCGGGCCACTACGCCAACGACGCCATGATCGAGCGCATCGAGGCCGGCGACAAGTGGAGCTACTACCAAGCCAAGAGCATCAAGGAGAGCGTGCTGCGCACGAAGGTCGCCACCATCGAGGCCATGGGCAAGCCGGTCGACCCCAAGGACGAGAAGAAGATCGAGAAGTACGAGGACGAGCAAGGCGAGATCCAGGCCGAGGCCAACAAGCTCACCGACGAGAGCGAGGCCCACCTCACCCAGCACACCCGCCTCGCGGGGAGCGTGACCTTCTTCCAGGTGGCCATTGCCCTGGGCGCCATCGCCGTGCTCACCAAGCGCAAGGAGCTGTGGTTCGCGAGCCTGCTCGTGGGCCTGCTCGGCGCGGGCACCATGGCCTACGGCTTCATGCCCCCGCCCGAGAAGGAGCACGAGGCCACGCACCGCAAGGGCGGCGAGAAGGCCGGCGAGAAGAACGAGGCCAACGCCGCGCACGGCGAAGGCAAGGTCGAGCACGCCGCAGGTGAAGCGAAGGCTGGCGAGGCCAAGCCCGCAGAGGCCGCAGCGGAGAAGCCCGCAGAGGCCAAATCCGCCGAGGGCGTTCCCGCGGCACACTAA
- a CDS encoding DUF4091 domain-containing protein translates to MNVKLRPNHKSLVRLLGLLSAGPLLTSATAHAAAQVYGESPMVKVVPSTPGRADSGVGLSAARNEFVSFQVVVAADAAGAPGVSASMSGLSGPSSIGASDIRLYKEAFLNTTTPSTSNVQAGAWPDALVPDVDEIANEKRNAFPFDVPANSAQAIWVDVHVPADAQPGSYTGTVQVTGGATANIPVTLTVVDASLPSTAKLPTVFDIAAPTVCQAHTGTGDCGSDDAMFALLGKYEQMSLEHRFTLANIIPKVPDNGDWSNIDRWDGPYLDGSAPNRLTGAQMTSAQYMAPQDPSGYAAFNQHFQAKGWGGKVFDYSADEPPYGSSFSDAASREALVKSGDPSFRTLVTTTIDQADANGLTPNLNIIVPPINYMDGTDQPYVGDQRASYANFLSTPGHELWLYQSCMSHGCAYGTNGSGNTAPMWPSYVVDAPASQGRAMEWLTFLEQASGELYYQTAQALTSAWTDQYQYGGNGDGTLFYPGTTNVIGGSTDVPVASIRMKLIRLGEQDYEWLKMVSDAGDPGFAQQVARTLLPTAHDVPADGSGFENARLQLISRYLQLTGKQAATQAPGSPPATPSTQAVTSGTSPTTSQASTTPGTSSAVAKTAASSKGGGCVSTGGPLSLLALLGTGLAFYVRRKRIA, encoded by the coding sequence ATGAACGTCAAGCTTCGTCCGAACCACAAGTCCCTCGTTCGCCTGCTCGGCCTCCTCTCGGCCGGGCCGCTCCTCACCTCCGCCACCGCGCACGCCGCGGCCCAGGTCTACGGCGAGAGCCCGATGGTGAAGGTCGTGCCCTCCACCCCCGGCCGCGCCGACAGCGGCGTGGGGCTCTCCGCCGCGCGTAACGAATTTGTTTCATTCCAGGTGGTGGTCGCGGCCGACGCCGCGGGCGCCCCGGGTGTCTCCGCCAGCATGTCCGGCTTGTCCGGCCCGAGCAGCATCGGCGCGAGCGACATCCGCCTCTACAAGGAAGCGTTCCTCAACACGACCACGCCGAGCACGTCCAACGTGCAGGCCGGCGCCTGGCCCGACGCGCTCGTGCCCGACGTGGACGAGATCGCCAACGAGAAGCGGAACGCCTTCCCCTTCGACGTTCCCGCGAACAGCGCCCAGGCCATCTGGGTGGACGTTCACGTGCCCGCCGACGCCCAGCCCGGCAGCTACACCGGCACGGTGCAGGTGACCGGCGGCGCCACCGCCAACATTCCGGTCACGCTCACCGTGGTCGACGCGTCGCTGCCCTCCACCGCGAAGCTGCCTACGGTCTTCGACATCGCCGCGCCCACCGTCTGCCAGGCGCACACCGGCACCGGCGACTGCGGCAGCGACGACGCCATGTTCGCGCTGCTCGGCAAGTACGAGCAGATGTCGCTCGAGCACCGCTTCACGCTCGCCAACATCATCCCCAAGGTTCCGGACAACGGCGACTGGAGCAACATCGACCGCTGGGACGGCCCCTACCTCGACGGCTCCGCGCCCAACCGGCTCACCGGCGCGCAGATGACCAGCGCGCAGTACATGGCGCCGCAGGATCCCTCGGGCTACGCGGCGTTCAACCAGCACTTCCAGGCCAAGGGCTGGGGCGGCAAGGTCTTCGACTACTCCGCCGACGAGCCGCCCTACGGCTCCAGCTTCTCCGACGCCGCAAGCCGCGAGGCGCTGGTGAAGTCGGGTGACCCGAGCTTCCGCACCCTGGTGACCACCACGATCGATCAGGCCGACGCGAACGGCCTCACGCCGAACCTCAACATCATCGTCCCGCCCATCAACTACATGGACGGCACCGACCAGCCCTACGTGGGCGACCAGCGCGCCTCCTACGCGAACTTCCTCTCCACGCCGGGCCACGAGCTCTGGCTGTACCAGAGCTGCATGAGCCACGGCTGCGCCTACGGCACCAACGGCTCGGGCAACACCGCGCCCATGTGGCCGAGCTACGTGGTGGACGCGCCCGCATCGCAGGGGCGCGCCATGGAGTGGCTCACCTTCCTCGAGCAGGCGTCGGGCGAGCTGTACTACCAGACCGCCCAGGCGCTCACCTCCGCGTGGACCGACCAGTACCAGTACGGCGGCAACGGCGACGGCACGCTCTTCTACCCGGGCACCACCAACGTCATCGGCGGCTCGACGGACGTCCCCGTCGCGAGCATCCGCATGAAGCTCATCCGCCTCGGCGAGCAGGACTACGAGTGGCTGAAGATGGTGAGCGACGCGGGTGACCCGGGCTTCGCGCAGCAGGTGGCGCGCACGCTGCTCCCCACCGCGCACGACGTCCCGGCCGACGGCTCGGGCTTCGAGAACGCGCGCCTGCAGCTCATCTCGCGCTACCTGCAGCTCACCGGCAAGCAGGCCGCGACGCAGGCGCCGGGCTCGCCGCCGGCCACGCCCAGCACCCAGGCCGTGACCTCGGGCACCAGCCCCACCACGAGCCAGGCGTCGACGACTCCGGGCACCTCGAGCGCAGTGGCCAAGACCGCCGCTTCGTCGAAGGGCGGCGGCTGCGTCTCCACCGGCGGACCGCTCTCGCTGCTCGCGCTGCTCGGCACCGGGCTCGCGTTCTACGTGCGGCGCAAGCGCATCGCGTAG
- a CDS encoding adenosine deaminase: MVLQLPIVPRGFCVRELIDLHIHVGGAVAPHILWSIAHQHGFKLPVKNYFDFVELITARPGKVASLDDYIKIMHTWTEKIQSSPMAIERSVYEIIGKEYRGSHVNHIELRFNPMKRNLNSELDLDHIIAAAIRGMDRACLEYDVKAGLIFCLAREFDAHANEIMVEKAIKYRHRGVVGIDLAGSEKNAVELQEVSVARYRELYERARNAGLKTTVHTGETTGTGAEGLIAVVEELKPHRIGHGIRAAYDENALKLLRERNVVLELCPSSNVQTKAVESWAELRHIVKIFLDRKIPITINTDGPYLLDTDMRTEIKLLLEHEVMDESAIGLCLATARQASFIPS, from the coding sequence ATGGTGTTACAACTCCCCATCGTCCCCCGAGGTTTTTGCGTGCGCGAGCTGATCGATCTTCACATCCACGTCGGCGGTGCCGTGGCGCCGCACATCCTCTGGAGCATCGCGCACCAGCACGGCTTCAAGCTGCCGGTGAAGAACTACTTCGACTTCGTGGAGCTGATCACCGCGCGCCCGGGCAAAGTGGCGAGCCTCGACGACTACATCAAGATCATGCACACCTGGACGGAGAAGATTCAGTCTTCGCCCATGGCCATCGAGCGCTCGGTCTACGAGATCATCGGCAAGGAGTACCGCGGCTCGCACGTGAACCACATCGAGCTCCGCTTCAACCCCATGAAGCGAAACCTCAACTCCGAGCTCGACCTCGATCACATCATCGCCGCCGCGATTCGCGGCATGGACCGCGCCTGCCTGGAGTACGACGTCAAGGCCGGCCTCATCTTCTGCCTCGCGCGCGAGTTCGACGCCCACGCCAACGAGATCATGGTCGAGAAGGCCATCAAGTACCGCCACCGCGGCGTGGTGGGCATCGACCTCGCCGGCTCGGAGAAGAACGCGGTGGAGCTGCAGGAGGTGAGCGTCGCGCGCTACCGCGAGCTCTACGAGCGCGCGCGCAACGCCGGCCTCAAGACCACCGTGCACACCGGCGAGACCACCGGCACCGGCGCAGAGGGCTTGATCGCGGTGGTCGAGGAGCTCAAGCCGCACCGCATTGGCCACGGCATCCGCGCGGCGTACGACGAGAACGCGCTCAAGCTCCTCCGCGAGCGCAACGTGGTGCTCGAGCTCTGCCCCAGCTCCAACGTGCAGACCAAGGCCGTGGAGAGCTGGGCCGAGCTGCGCCACATCGTGAAGATCTTCCTGGATCGCAAGATCCCCATCACCATCAACACCGACGGCCCCTACTTGCTCGACACCGACATGCGTACCGAGATCAAGCTCCTGCTCGAGCACGAGGTGATGGACGAGTCGGCGATCGGGCTCTGCCTGGCGACCGCGCGGCAGGCGTCGTTCATTCCGAGCTGA
- a CDS encoding molecular chaperone DjiA: MGKLVGTALGAIVGVALGDIWWMILPFIGFAGGYAWDKQTTITADDLDAIGDPALRNTLTNDGLLRFARSMAALFVVVAQADGEMTRDEAAAIREFFSATLGFTSAELEQVRQALQEARAHAPDLDVLLFGAREKLSDAERSLLLYALARVAAADHAVNAEEYQVLTRIAHGLGLDPDVAGAMLVGHDSPRARAAGGGFDFKKETRALPSAPIPGDPYSKLGISPAADEAAIKQAYRQLAQKLHPDKVQALGPKAVELAGRAFAEVSEAYEVIRRERGF; the protein is encoded by the coding sequence ATGGGCAAGCTGGTCGGCACGGCGCTCGGCGCCATCGTGGGCGTGGCCCTCGGCGACATCTGGTGGATGATCTTGCCGTTCATCGGCTTCGCCGGCGGCTACGCCTGGGACAAGCAAACCACCATCACCGCCGATGACCTCGACGCCATCGGCGATCCCGCGCTGCGCAACACCCTCACCAATGACGGCCTGCTCCGCTTCGCCCGCAGCATGGCCGCGCTCTTCGTGGTGGTGGCCCAGGCCGACGGCGAGATGACCCGCGATGAAGCGGCCGCGATTCGCGAGTTCTTCTCCGCGACGCTCGGCTTCACTTCCGCGGAGCTCGAGCAAGTGCGCCAGGCGCTGCAGGAGGCGCGCGCCCACGCGCCGGATCTCGACGTGCTGCTCTTCGGCGCGCGCGAGAAGCTGAGCGACGCGGAGCGCTCGCTGTTGCTGTACGCGCTCGCGCGCGTGGCGGCGGCGGACCACGCGGTGAACGCCGAGGAGTACCAGGTGCTCACCCGCATCGCGCACGGGCTCGGGCTCGATCCCGACGTCGCTGGGGCGATGCTCGTGGGCCACGATTCGCCGCGCGCGCGCGCCGCGGGCGGCGGCTTCGACTTCAAGAAGGAGACGCGGGCGCTGCCGTCCGCTCCGATCCCTGGCGATCCGTACTCCAAGCTCGGGATCTCGCCGGCCGCGGACGAAGCGGCGATCAAGCAGGCGTATCGACAACTCGCGCAGAAGCTCCACCCGGACAAAGTCCAGGCACTCGGGCCGAAGGCGGTGGAGCTGGCGGGGCGCGCGTTCGCAGAGGTCAGCGAGGCGTACGAGGTCATCCGCCGCGAGCGCGGATTCTAG
- a CDS encoding GNAT family N-acetyltransferase, with product MKLRRAAQADVAALVDRWAEMFEELGSRDASPAAADADLRAHFRRYLQRKLGEPDFAAWVIDDGKQIICTGSVILYEIPGRADVTHEAYVINVYTLPAFRGRGLARQLMEELLAHVKTLPVRKVWLRTAPKAKTLYERSGFRARPEFMELDIKQG from the coding sequence GTGAAGCTGCGCCGCGCCGCGCAGGCCGACGTGGCCGCGCTGGTGGACCGCTGGGCCGAGATGTTCGAAGAGCTCGGCTCGCGGGACGCGAGCCCCGCGGCCGCCGACGCCGATCTTCGCGCGCACTTCCGCCGGTACCTGCAACGCAAGCTCGGCGAGCCCGACTTCGCCGCGTGGGTCATCGACGACGGCAAGCAAATCATCTGCACCGGCTCGGTGATCCTCTACGAGATTCCCGGCCGCGCCGACGTGACCCACGAGGCGTACGTCATCAACGTGTACACCCTGCCCGCCTTCCGCGGCCGCGGGCTCGCGCGCCAGCTGATGGAGGAGCTGCTCGCGCACGTGAAGACGCTGCCCGTGCGCAAGGTCTGGCTGCGCACCGCACCCAAGGCGAAGACGCTGTACGAGCGCTCGGGCTTCCGGGCGCGGCCAGAGTTCATGGAGCTCGACATCAAGCAGGGTTGA
- a CDS encoding MBL fold metallo-hydrolase — MRQLLALSALVGLALAPVTARAGDLRIYYFDVGQGDAALIVSPSGRTVLIDAGPPESSSRLRARLEQLLPGPIDLAILTHAHSDHLGGMQEALGVHGARLFVDSGFDHPSPSDDALIKYIQAHGLQMQNARAGKVFDLGGGAQLQLLAPAQPFLSGTASDANANSVVARLTFGKHAFLFAGDAEAETEAVLLKSGQTLRADVLKVAHHGARGGTTAQFLSAVKPDYAVISAGAGNAIEAPARSVIDRLDAVKAQVFRTDLDGEVRVISDGHTLQIHGGGETPLTTALAEMPAPPTLHLHDVQKQVKEKSGKKGHEKAEAAVPIERVADAQPAQVHPDVGGGSKGGHYVASQRSDVFHLASCTWAKKIKPENLVTFGTRQEAIASGRRPASCCNP; from the coding sequence ATGCGGCAGCTCCTCGCCCTCTCGGCGCTGGTCGGGCTCGCGCTCGCGCCCGTGACGGCGCGCGCCGGCGACCTCCGGATCTACTACTTCGACGTCGGCCAGGGCGACGCCGCGCTCATCGTCTCGCCTTCGGGCAGGACCGTGCTCATCGACGCCGGCCCACCCGAGTCGTCCTCGCGCCTGCGTGCGCGCCTCGAGCAGCTCCTGCCCGGGCCCATCGACCTCGCGATCCTGACGCACGCCCATTCGGATCACCTGGGCGGCATGCAGGAGGCGCTCGGTGTCCATGGCGCGCGGCTCTTCGTGGACTCGGGCTTCGACCACCCGTCGCCCAGCGACGACGCGCTCATCAAGTACATCCAGGCGCATGGGCTGCAGATGCAGAACGCCCGCGCAGGGAAGGTCTTCGACCTCGGCGGCGGCGCGCAGCTCCAGCTCCTCGCGCCCGCCCAGCCCTTCCTGAGCGGCACCGCCAGCGACGCCAACGCCAACTCCGTCGTGGCCCGGCTCACGTTCGGCAAGCACGCGTTCCTGTTCGCCGGCGATGCGGAGGCCGAGACCGAGGCCGTGTTGCTCAAGTCGGGTCAGACGCTGCGCGCGGATGTGCTCAAGGTGGCGCACCACGGCGCGCGCGGCGGGACGACGGCGCAGTTCCTCTCCGCGGTGAAGCCCGACTACGCCGTCATCTCCGCGGGGGCGGGCAACGCCATCGAGGCGCCGGCGCGCTCGGTGATCGATCGGCTGGACGCGGTGAAGGCGCAGGTCTTCCGCACCGATCTCGACGGCGAGGTGCGCGTCATCTCCGACGGCCACACCTTGCAGATCCACGGCGGCGGCGAGACGCCGCTCACCACCGCGCTCGCCGAGATGCCCGCGCCGCCCACGCTCCACCTTCACGACGTGCAGAAGCAGGTGAAGGAGAAGTCGGGCAAGAAGGGCCACGAGAAGGCCGAGGCGGCGGTGCCCATCGAGCGCGTGGCCGATGCGCAGCCTGCGCAGGTGCACCCCGATGTCGGCGGAGGCAGCAAGGGCGGACACTACGTGGCCAGCCAGCGCTCCGACGTGTTCCACCTCGCGAGCTGCACCTGGGCCAAGAAGATCAAGCCCGAGAACCTGGTCACCTTCGGCACGCGGCAAGAGGCGATTGCGTCGGGGCGACGGCCGGCGAGCTGCTGCAATCCCTAG
- a CDS encoding OmpA family protein has product MSRRSDASGLACCVRDDGVDDSGGALPCRPLPRCSRAPECPARNTASVVVSGCVDPIKPRVRFATGAWKLDASARALIDDVAKTLRDVGHGRVLQVIGNADLLEAPSKQAAQALSEKRAKAVAARLIELEVPASQLRIIGNGSDRPVAPNQTEKGRAQNRSVEFELEPEPAD; this is encoded by the coding sequence GTGTCCCGTCGTTCGGATGCGTCGGGCCTTGCGTGCTGCGTGCGCGACGACGGCGTCGACGACTCCGGCGGCGCCCTGCCCTGCCGGCCGCTCCCGCGGTGCTCGCGCGCGCCGGAGTGTCCCGCTCGGAACACGGCGTCGGTGGTGGTCAGCGGCTGTGTGGATCCGATCAAGCCTCGCGTCCGCTTCGCGACGGGCGCGTGGAAGCTGGATGCGTCGGCGCGGGCGCTGATCGACGACGTCGCCAAGACCCTGCGCGACGTCGGCCATGGTCGAGTGCTGCAAGTCATCGGCAATGCCGACCTGCTCGAAGCGCCGTCCAAGCAAGCCGCTCAGGCGCTGAGCGAGAAGCGGGCGAAGGCCGTCGCTGCGCGGCTCATCGAGCTCGAAGTGCCCGCGTCGCAGCTGAGGATCATCGGCAACGGCTCCGACCGTCCGGTCGCCCCGAACCAGACCGAGAAGGGCCGCGCCCAGAACCGGAGCGTGGAGTTCGAGCTGGAGCCCGAGCCGGCAGACTAG